One part of the Haliotis asinina isolate JCU_RB_2024 chromosome 2, JCU_Hal_asi_v2, whole genome shotgun sequence genome encodes these proteins:
- the LOC137273054 gene encoding uncharacterized protein, translated as MKKRVLTRFDEKQIELDRIKNDFRRHLGRLNSLRLHYRNWFDRQFQSFVDGIKLVQLTFPCLVPPEIVHMSHFLQIFEILKKLPQNGKTFPRNLDKMSQFHDFWVTFCELKKEGDALNASMCAFCNSITRLREPHLRLDIDNMQARLDQASKQDYNFTKLHNERDNLFVYRIAGHDDKLQPLVGYLPYLLKIATGICYWSSRLYIEKE; from the coding sequence ATGAAGAAACGGGTTCTCACGAGATTTGACGAGAAACAGATAGAGCTGGATCGCATTAAGAATGACTTCCGTCGTCACCTCGGCCGGTTGAACAGTCTCCGACTTCATTACAGGAACTGGtttgacagacaattccagtcTTTTGTGGATGGTATTAAACTTGTGCAGCTGACATTCCCTTGCTTAGTGCCACCAGAGATTGTACATATGTCGCACTTTCTACAGATATTTGAGATTTTAAAAAAACTGCCTCAAAATGGCAAAACGTTTCCCCGCAACTTGGACAAGATGTCACAGTTTCATGACTTCTGGGTTACATTTTGTGAACTGAAGAAAGAAGGGGACGCTCTTAACGCTTCCATGTGTGCCTTCTGTAATAGTATTACACGATTACGTGAACCGCACCTGAGGCTGGACATTGATAACATGCAAGCTCGCCTCGACCAAGCCAGCAAACAAGATTACAATTTCACCAAACTACACAACGAGAGGgataatttatttgtttatcgGATAGCTGGCCATGACGATAAACTACAACCTCTGGTTGGCTACCTACCTTATCTGCTAAAGATCGCCACTGGCATATGTTATTGGTCTTCTAGACTGTACATAGAGAAGGAGTAG